One segment of Thermosynechococcus sp. HN-54 DNA contains the following:
- the gatB gene encoding Asp-tRNA(Asn)/Glu-tRNA(Gln) amidotransferase subunit GatB — MAKAKSSKRQAAKTSKTSKASKSTPSTSTQQVATVAPEPTPVDPASLTYEAVIGLEIHCQLSTETKIFSSSSTQFGAPPNTNIDPVCLGLPGTLPVLNEKVLEYAVKAGLALNCQIAPYSKFDRKQYFYPDLPKNYQISQYDLPIAQHGYLEIELVDENGTARRKKIGITRLHMEEDAGKLVHAGSDRLSGSTYSLVDLNRAGVPLVEIVSEPDLRTGQEAAEYAQELRRILRYLGVCDGNMQEGSLRCDVNISVRPVGSNTFGTKVEIKNMNSFSAIQRAIDYEIERQVAAVKAGEPIVQETRLWDEATQQTRTMRVKEGSSDYRYFPEPDLGPIEVSAEQLAAWRADLPELPAQKRHRYETEWGLPPQDARVLTDERAVAEYFEATVAAGAPPKLAANWIMGDITAYLKEQKLAIETLPLKPAELAELIQLIEAGTISSKMAKDLLPELLAQGGSPKALVEKKGLSQISDVATLEAMIDEVLAAHPNELEQYRAGKTKLQGFFVGQIMKKTGGRADPKLTNQLLAKKLNASG, encoded by the coding sequence ATGGCAAAGGCAAAATCAAGCAAACGGCAAGCAGCAAAAACGTCAAAAACATCAAAAGCGTCGAAATCCACTCCATCAACCTCGACGCAGCAGGTAGCAACCGTTGCGCCTGAACCCACCCCTGTGGATCCCGCCAGTCTTACCTACGAGGCGGTGATTGGCCTAGAGATTCACTGCCAACTGAGTACCGAAACAAAAATTTTCTCGTCTAGCTCGACCCAGTTTGGCGCACCCCCGAATACCAACATTGATCCAGTGTGTTTAGGCTTGCCGGGGACACTCCCCGTGTTGAATGAAAAGGTTCTCGAGTATGCCGTAAAGGCGGGCTTAGCCCTGAATTGTCAGATCGCCCCCTACAGCAAATTCGATCGCAAGCAGTATTTTTATCCTGACTTGCCGAAAAACTATCAAATCTCCCAGTACGACCTGCCCATTGCCCAGCATGGCTATCTAGAGATTGAATTGGTGGATGAAAACGGCACCGCCCGTCGCAAAAAAATTGGTATTACTCGGTTGCACATGGAAGAAGATGCGGGCAAGCTGGTGCATGCGGGGAGCGATCGCCTGTCTGGCTCCACCTACTCCCTTGTGGATTTGAACCGCGCCGGTGTACCGCTTGTTGAGATTGTCTCCGAGCCAGATTTGCGCACGGGTCAAGAGGCTGCCGAATATGCCCAAGAACTGCGACGCATCCTCCGCTACTTGGGGGTTTGCGATGGCAATATGCAGGAGGGATCACTACGCTGCGACGTCAATATCTCGGTGCGGCCGGTGGGCAGCAACACCTTTGGCACCAAGGTCGAGATTAAGAACATGAACTCCTTTAGTGCCATCCAACGCGCCATTGACTATGAAATTGAGCGGCAAGTGGCGGCCGTCAAAGCCGGTGAACCGATTGTTCAGGAAACCCGCCTCTGGGATGAGGCCACTCAGCAAACGCGAACCATGCGGGTCAAGGAAGGCTCCAGTGACTACCGCTACTTTCCTGAACCCGATCTCGGCCCGATTGAAGTCAGTGCTGAGCAACTGGCGGCATGGCGTGCGGATCTACCTGAACTGCCGGCGCAAAAGCGTCACCGCTACGAAACCGAGTGGGGCTTACCACCGCAGGATGCTCGTGTGCTCACCGATGAGCGAGCCGTTGCCGAATACTTTGAAGCCACCGTTGCCGCCGGGGCACCCCCGAAATTGGCGGCCAACTGGATCATGGGGGATATTACTGCCTATCTCAAGGAACAAAAGCTGGCGATCGAGACCCTGCCCCTGAAGCCCGCCGAATTGGCAGAACTGATCCAACTCATTGAGGCGGGCACCATCAGTAGCAAAATGGCCAAGGATCTGCTGCCGGAATTACTGGCTCAAGGCGGCTCCCCAAAAGCCTTGGTGGAGAAAAAAGGCCTCAGCCAAATTTCTGATGTTGCCACCTTAGAGGCAATGATTGATGAAGTGCTAGCGGCCCACCCCAATGAACTGGAGCAATACCGCGCTGGCAAGACAAAACTTCAGGGCTTCTTTGTTGGCCAAATCATGAAGAAAACAGGAGGGCGAGCCGATCCGAAGTTAACCAATCAACTCTTGGCCAAAAAGCTAAACGCTAGCGGTTAG
- a CDS encoding CmpA/NrtA family ABC transporter substrate-binding protein translates to MANLSRRRFLVTAAATTAATLIAHGCSNQQQTGQVAQPTTIAETPEVTTAKLGFIALTDAAPLIIAKEKGLFAKYGMPDVEVVKQASWGVTRDNLVLGSAGGGIDGAHILTPMPYLMTAGTITGGKKVPMYILARLNTNGQGIVLANAYKDLNISTDSSPLKEAFAKTRAERRAQNQEEQIKVAVTFPGGTHDLWMRYWLAAGGIDPEKDVSVIVVPPPQMVANMKTGTMEAFCVGEPWPQQTVNQKVGVGAITTGEFWQDHPEKSLALRADWVDQHPKATKALLMAVMEAQQWCDQPENIPEMVKLIAQRQWLKVPEQDILDRSLGKFDFGNGRTFDNPNLAMKFWRDNASYPYQSHELWFLTEDIRWGYLPADTDTKALIQKVNREDLWREAAKAMGVPAAEIPTTTSRGVETFFDGVAFDPQNPQAYLSKLELKKV, encoded by the coding sequence ATGGCTAATCTTTCTCGTCGTCGTTTTCTCGTTACCGCTGCTGCCACCACCGCTGCTACTCTTATTGCCCATGGCTGTAGTAACCAGCAACAAACGGGTCAAGTTGCGCAGCCCACAACAATCGCAGAAACCCCGGAGGTAACCACTGCAAAACTCGGCTTTATTGCTCTGACGGATGCGGCGCCTCTGATTATTGCTAAGGAAAAAGGCTTATTTGCCAAATACGGCATGCCGGATGTGGAAGTCGTAAAGCAAGCTTCTTGGGGCGTTACCCGTGACAACTTGGTACTGGGTTCAGCCGGCGGCGGGATTGACGGTGCCCACATCCTGACACCCATGCCCTACCTGATGACGGCGGGAACCATTACGGGTGGCAAAAAAGTGCCGATGTATATTTTGGCACGGTTGAACACAAACGGTCAGGGCATTGTCTTGGCCAATGCTTACAAAGATTTGAATATCAGCACGGACAGTAGCCCCCTGAAGGAGGCTTTTGCAAAGACGCGAGCTGAACGGCGTGCCCAGAATCAGGAAGAGCAGATCAAAGTGGCAGTGACATTTCCGGGCGGTACCCACGATCTGTGGATGCGCTACTGGCTGGCGGCCGGCGGCATTGATCCTGAGAAGGACGTTTCTGTGATTGTTGTGCCTCCGCCGCAAATGGTGGCCAATATGAAAACGGGAACCATGGAAGCCTTCTGTGTGGGTGAGCCATGGCCCCAACAAACGGTGAATCAAAAGGTGGGGGTTGGTGCGATTACCACAGGTGAATTTTGGCAGGATCACCCAGAGAAATCCTTGGCTTTGCGGGCGGATTGGGTTGATCAGCATCCGAAGGCCACTAAAGCTCTGTTGATGGCTGTAATGGAAGCCCAACAGTGGTGCGACCAGCCTGAAAATATACCAGAAATGGTGAAACTGATTGCTCAGCGGCAATGGCTCAAGGTACCTGAGCAGGATATTCTGGATCGCTCCCTCGGCAAGTTTGACTTTGGCAATGGCCGCACCTTTGATAACCCTAATCTAGCGATGAAGTTCTGGCGAGACAATGCCTCCTACCCTTACCAAAGCCATGAGCTGTGGTTCCTGACGGAGGATATTCGCTGGGGGTATTTGCCTGCGGATACAGACACCAAAGCCCTCATTCAAAAAGTGAACCGCGAAGATCTGTGGCGCGAAGCGGCTAAAGCCATGGGGGTGCCCGCCGCAGAAATCCCCACAACCACGTCACGAGGAGTGGAAACGTTCTTTGATGGTGTGGCCTTTGATCCCCAAAATCCCCAAGCTTACTTGAGCAAGTTGGAACTCAAGAAAGTGTAG
- the bchB gene encoding ferredoxin:protochlorophyllide reductase (ATP-dependent) subunit B, whose product MKLAYWMYAGPAHIGTLRIASSFKNVHGIMHAPLGDDYFNVMRSMLERERDFTPVTASIVDRHVLARGSQEKVVDNITRKDTEEHPDLIVLTPTCTSSILQEDLQNFVQRASLSTTADVLLADVNHYRVNELQAADRTLEQIVQFYIDKARRQGTLVTTKTPTPSVNIIGITTLGFHNQHDCRELKQLMADLGIQVNLVIPAGASVHDLARLPQAWFNLVPYREIGGLTARYLETEFGLPSVSITPMGVVETARCIRAIQAVLNAQGANVDYEAFIEHQTREVSQAAWFARSIDCQNLTGKKAVVFGDNTHAAAMTKILSREMGIHVVWAGTYCKYDADWFRAEVAGFCDEVLITDDHTVVGDAIARVEPAAIFGTQMERHVGKRLNIPCGVIAAPIHIQDFPVGYRPFLGYEGTNQLVDLIYNSFTLGMEDHLLEIFGGHDTKEVIHKTLSADSDLTWTAEGLAELNKIPGFVRGKVKRNTEKFAREQGITEITVEVLYAAKEAVGA is encoded by the coding sequence ATGAAACTTGCCTACTGGATGTATGCAGGACCGGCTCACATTGGTACCCTGCGCATTGCCAGTTCCTTCAAGAATGTTCATGGCATTATGCACGCGCCCCTTGGGGATGACTACTTCAACGTCATGCGATCAATGCTCGAGCGAGAGCGCGACTTTACCCCTGTGACCGCCAGTATTGTCGATCGCCATGTCCTCGCCCGCGGCTCCCAAGAAAAAGTGGTGGACAATATCACTCGCAAGGACACTGAAGAGCACCCTGATTTAATTGTGCTCACCCCCACCTGCACCTCCAGCATCCTCCAAGAAGACTTACAAAATTTTGTCCAACGCGCCAGCCTCAGCACCACGGCCGATGTCCTTTTGGCAGACGTGAATCACTATCGGGTCAATGAATTGCAAGCCGCCGATCGCACCCTTGAGCAAATTGTGCAATTCTACATTGACAAAGCCCGCCGCCAAGGCACATTGGTGACAACTAAAACCCCGACGCCCAGTGTCAACATCATCGGCATCACCACCCTTGGCTTCCACAACCAGCACGACTGCCGCGAACTGAAGCAACTCATGGCCGATCTTGGCATTCAGGTGAATCTTGTCATTCCTGCCGGTGCCAGCGTCCACGACCTTGCCCGACTGCCCCAAGCGTGGTTTAACCTTGTCCCCTATCGAGAAATTGGCGGTCTCACCGCCCGCTACCTAGAAACCGAATTTGGCCTGCCTAGCGTCAGCATTACCCCGATGGGCGTGGTAGAAACGGCTCGCTGTATTCGTGCCATTCAAGCGGTTCTGAATGCTCAAGGCGCCAACGTTGACTATGAAGCCTTTATCGAACACCAAACACGGGAAGTGTCCCAAGCCGCTTGGTTCGCTCGCTCGATCGACTGCCAAAACCTCACTGGCAAAAAAGCTGTTGTCTTCGGTGACAATACCCATGCCGCAGCCATGACGAAAATCCTCAGCCGGGAAATGGGCATCCACGTGGTTTGGGCAGGCACCTACTGTAAATACGATGCCGACTGGTTCCGCGCTGAGGTCGCTGGCTTTTGTGATGAGGTGCTGATTACCGATGACCACACGGTGGTTGGGGACGCGATCGCCCGCGTAGAACCTGCTGCCATCTTTGGCACCCAAATGGAACGCCATGTCGGCAAACGTCTCAACATTCCCTGTGGCGTCATTGCTGCCCCCATCCACATCCAAGACTTTCCCGTGGGTTATCGCCCCTTCTTGGGCTACGAAGGCACCAATCAACTGGTGGATTTAATTTACAACTCCTTTACCTTGGGTATGGAAGACCACCTGCTAGAGATTTTTGGCGGCCACGACACCAAGGAAGTCATTCACAAAACCCTCTCTGCCGACTCAGACCTGACTTGGACAGCCGAGGGCTTGGCAGAATTGAACAAGATTCCGGGCTTTGTGCGCGGCAAGGTGAAACGCAACACTGAGAAATTTGCCCGTGAACAGGGCATTACTGAGATCACAGTGGAAGTACTCTACGCCGCCAAGGAAGCGGTGGGTGCCTAA
- a CDS encoding citrate synthase — protein MVACEFSPGLDGIPVAQSAISYVDGQAGILEYRGVPIQELAEKSTFLETAFLLIWGYWPTKEELEAFEHDITYHRRVKYRIRDMMKCFPDSGHPMDALQASAGALGLFYSRRALDDPEYIRAAVIRLLAKIPTMVAAFQLIRKGNDPVMPCDELDYAANFLYMLNERRPDPFAARVFDICLILHAEHTMNASTFSARVTASTLTDPYAVVASAVGTLAGPLHGGANEDVINMLEEIGSVENVRPYVEKCVRNKTKIAGFGHRVYKVKDPRATILQKLAEQLFDKFGGDRYYDIALKLEEVVGEYLSYKGIYPNVDFYSGLVYRRLGIPSDLFTPVFAIARVAGWLAHWKEQLEANRIYRPTQVYTGAHNQPYVPIEERGRRT, from the coding sequence ATGGTTGCTTGCGAATTTAGCCCTGGTCTTGACGGTATTCCTGTTGCTCAATCGGCCATTAGTTATGTGGATGGCCAAGCCGGTATTCTTGAGTACCGCGGTGTCCCGATTCAGGAGCTAGCGGAAAAAAGCACGTTTTTGGAAACTGCGTTTTTGTTGATTTGGGGCTACTGGCCGACCAAGGAAGAATTGGAGGCGTTTGAACACGACATTACCTACCATCGCCGCGTTAAATACCGCATTCGCGACATGATGAAATGCTTTCCTGACAGTGGCCACCCCATGGATGCCCTTCAGGCCTCAGCGGGAGCCTTGGGACTGTTTTATTCGCGGCGGGCACTCGACGATCCAGAGTACATTCGGGCAGCGGTGATCCGCCTTTTGGCCAAAATCCCAACCATGGTGGCGGCGTTTCAACTGATCCGCAAGGGGAATGATCCGGTCATGCCCTGTGATGAGCTGGACTATGCGGCCAACTTTCTCTACATGCTCAATGAGCGACGTCCTGATCCCTTTGCAGCACGGGTGTTTGATATTTGCCTGATTCTGCATGCCGAGCACACGATGAATGCCTCCACCTTCTCGGCACGGGTGACGGCCTCCACATTGACGGATCCCTACGCCGTGGTTGCTTCGGCGGTGGGTACCCTTGCCGGCCCCCTTCATGGCGGCGCCAATGAAGATGTGATCAATATGCTCGAAGAAATCGGCAGTGTCGAGAATGTGCGTCCCTATGTAGAAAAGTGCGTTCGCAATAAGACAAAAATTGCTGGGTTTGGTCACCGCGTGTATAAGGTCAAAGATCCCCGCGCCACAATTTTGCAGAAGCTGGCAGAACAGTTGTTTGATAAATTTGGGGGCGATCGCTACTATGACATTGCCCTGAAACTGGAGGAGGTGGTGGGCGAGTACCTGAGCTACAAGGGGATTTATCCCAATGTGGATTTTTACTCGGGTCTGGTCTATCGGCGCTTGGGGATTCCCAGTGATCTGTTTACGCCGGTGTTTGCGATCGCCCGCGTTGCCGGTTGGCTAGCCCACTGGAAGGAACAATTAGAGGCCAATCGCATCTACCGTCCCACTCAGGTCTATACGGGTGCCCACAATCAACCCTATGTGCCCATTGAAGAGCGCGGCCGTCGCACCTAA
- a CDS encoding NAD(P)H-hydrate dehydratase, giving the protein MKTPFPVIVTTAEMQAIEAAIFEAGLPVPALMEKVGQRLSDFLQKHFPRLKYSYVGVLAGPGHNGGDALVVARELWHRGYGVKVWQPFERLKPLTADHARYARFLSIPFMETVEALQGVDLIVDGLFGFGLERQLTGELAAAIDQINTWRQPRVSIDVPSGLHSDTGAILGTAIQADRTLCLGLWKRGLLVEEAQPWVGQGVLIPFDIPSAVIEAALATVSRRHCLDASCWQELPLSRSPITHKYQQGQLLLIGGSAQFGGSILLSTLAARCTGVGMLVVAVPQSLKSLVLSRVPDAIVVGCPETPRGAIARLPETLDLSKFSAIACGPGLTPEAVAVVETVLRTGQPLVLDADALNILATLSPWPLPSATILTPHYGEFRRLFPDLVTAGGDRLDQVTTAAARSNAIVLLKGARTAIASPSGDLWINPHSTPALARGGSGDVLTGLMGGLLAQQEALSATYCGVWWHAQAGLEAEREATSLGVYPEQLIAHLLPTLRRALTASV; this is encoded by the coding sequence ATGAAAACCCCATTTCCAGTCATTGTCACCACTGCTGAAATGCAAGCGATTGAGGCGGCGATATTCGAGGCCGGCCTCCCCGTTCCTGCCCTCATGGAAAAGGTGGGGCAACGCCTCAGTGACTTTCTCCAGAAGCATTTTCCTAGGCTGAAGTATTCCTATGTGGGTGTCTTGGCAGGCCCCGGCCACAATGGCGGCGATGCTTTGGTGGTGGCACGGGAACTATGGCACCGGGGCTATGGGGTGAAGGTCTGGCAGCCCTTTGAGCGACTGAAGCCCCTGACGGCGGATCATGCCCGCTACGCTCGCTTTCTCAGTATTCCCTTTATGGAGACGGTGGAGGCGTTGCAGGGGGTTGACCTAATCGTGGATGGCCTTTTCGGCTTTGGCCTAGAGCGACAACTGACGGGTGAACTTGCCGCTGCCATTGATCAGATCAACACTTGGCGACAACCACGGGTGAGCATTGATGTGCCTTCGGGGCTACACAGTGATACGGGAGCAATTTTAGGTACAGCAATTCAGGCCGATCGCACCCTCTGTTTAGGACTGTGGAAGCGAGGGCTACTGGTGGAGGAGGCACAGCCTTGGGTGGGGCAGGGGGTGCTCATCCCCTTTGATATTCCCTCGGCGGTGATTGAAGCGGCGTTGGCCACTGTGTCTCGGCGACATTGCTTAGATGCTTCCTGTTGGCAAGAATTACCCCTGTCGCGATCGCCCATTACCCACAAGTATCAACAGGGACAGCTTTTACTCATTGGCGGCTCTGCCCAGTTTGGCGGCAGTATTCTCCTCAGTACCCTAGCCGCCCGCTGTACGGGTGTGGGAATGTTGGTGGTGGCAGTACCCCAGTCCCTGAAGTCCCTTGTACTCTCACGAGTCCCCGATGCGATTGTTGTTGGCTGCCCCGAAACACCGAGGGGGGCGATCGCGCGCTTACCGGAAACCCTAGACTTGAGCAAGTTCTCAGCCATTGCCTGTGGGCCGGGGCTAACCCCTGAGGCAGTGGCGGTTGTGGAAACCGTTCTCAGGACAGGGCAACCCCTTGTCTTAGATGCCGATGCTTTGAATATCCTAGCGACACTCTCGCCGTGGCCGCTGCCCAGTGCCACAATTTTGACCCCCCACTATGGCGAATTTCGGCGGCTCTTTCCAGATCTGGTGACAGCAGGGGGCGATCGCCTCGATCAAGTGACCACCGCTGCCGCCCGTAGCAACGCCATTGTTCTTCTCAAGGGCGCACGCACAGCCATTGCTTCTCCCAGTGGTGACCTCTGGATCAACCCCCACAGTACGCCGGCCCTTGCCCGAGGGGGCAGTGGCGATGTCCTTACAGGTCTCATGGGCGGTCTTTTGGCACAGCAGGAGGCCCTCAGCGCCACCTATTGTGGGGTTTGGTGGCATGCCCAAGCTGGCCTTGAAGCCGAACGAGAAGCCACTTCCTTGGGGGTCTATCCCGAACAGCTCATTGCCCACCTCTTACCGACGCTGCGCCGTGCCCTAACCGCTAGCGTTTAG
- a CDS encoding ferredoxin--nitrite reductase, which yields MSNKIEAIKKEKDGLAVKQELEKFAAMGWENIPEADRDVRLKWLGIFFRPVTPGRFMMRLRVPNGILTSQQLRTLGEIVNRYGENGNGDITTRQNIQIRGLLIEDIPEIIGRLQACGLTSVQSGMDNVRNLTGSPVAGIDAAELIDTRPLIMKLQAMITNNGQGNPEFSNLPRKFNIAIEGGRDNSVHAEINDVAFVPAYRDQRLGFNVLVGGFFSARRCAAAIPLDAWVPPDDAVIQLSRAILEIFRDHGLRGNRQKARLMWLIDEWGIEKFRAAVAAKLPFELLSAAPKDEIDWDKRDHLGVHRQKQRGLNYVGLHVPVGRLYAADFYELARLAQVYGQSEVRLTVEQNVIIPHVPDAVLPSLLREPLLSKFRPEPPPLERALVSCTGAQFCNFALIETKNRALALARWLDQQLVVPQPVRIHWTGCPNSCGQPQVADIGLMGTKTRRNGETVDAVDLYMGGKVGKDAKLGTCVKKGIPCDELPELLRQLLIDHFGAQPIQETSPPPTTPSVVMVVS from the coding sequence GTGAGCAACAAAATTGAAGCCATTAAAAAAGAAAAAGATGGCTTAGCGGTTAAACAAGAGCTAGAGAAATTCGCAGCCATGGGCTGGGAAAACATTCCTGAAGCCGACCGCGATGTCCGCCTCAAGTGGCTTGGGATTTTCTTTCGTCCCGTCACCCCCGGCAGGTTCATGATGCGGCTGCGGGTACCCAATGGCATTCTCACCAGTCAACAACTGCGAACCCTTGGCGAAATTGTGAATCGCTATGGCGAGAACGGCAATGGTGACATCACCACCCGTCAAAACATTCAGATTCGGGGTCTGCTCATTGAGGATATTCCCGAAATCATAGGGCGGCTGCAAGCCTGTGGCCTCACCTCGGTGCAATCTGGCATGGACAATGTGCGCAATCTCACCGGCTCTCCTGTGGCGGGCATTGATGCGGCTGAACTCATTGATACTCGCCCCCTGATTATGAAATTGCAGGCGATGATCACCAACAATGGTCAAGGGAACCCCGAATTTAGCAACCTTCCCCGCAAATTCAACATTGCCATTGAAGGGGGGCGGGATAACTCTGTCCATGCCGAAATCAACGATGTGGCCTTCGTACCTGCCTATCGAGACCAGCGCTTGGGCTTCAATGTTTTGGTGGGAGGGTTCTTCTCGGCTCGTCGCTGCGCTGCCGCTATTCCCCTTGATGCGTGGGTTCCCCCTGACGACGCCGTGATTCAACTGTCGCGGGCAATCCTTGAAATTTTCCGGGATCATGGCCTGCGGGGGAATCGCCAAAAAGCGCGTCTGATGTGGCTGATTGATGAGTGGGGGATCGAGAAATTCCGAGCAGCCGTAGCAGCTAAGCTCCCCTTTGAACTCCTCAGTGCGGCACCCAAGGATGAAATTGACTGGGACAAGCGAGATCATCTAGGGGTGCATCGCCAAAAACAGCGGGGGTTGAACTATGTGGGACTGCATGTACCCGTGGGGCGACTCTATGCCGCTGATTTCTATGAGTTGGCTCGCCTAGCTCAAGTCTATGGGCAGTCGGAAGTGCGGCTCACCGTGGAGCAAAATGTGATCATTCCCCATGTACCTGACGCTGTTTTACCAAGTCTGCTGCGCGAACCTCTCCTCAGTAAGTTTCGGCCTGAACCCCCGCCCCTAGAGCGTGCCCTTGTTTCCTGTACAGGAGCACAATTTTGCAACTTTGCCCTCATTGAAACCAAGAATCGTGCCCTCGCCCTTGCCCGCTGGCTCGATCAGCAACTGGTGGTACCTCAACCAGTACGCATTCACTGGACCGGCTGCCCCAATTCCTGTGGTCAACCGCAAGTGGCCGATATTGGCCTCATGGGCACCAAAACTCGTCGCAATGGCGAAACGGTGGATGCTGTGGATTTATACATGGGCGGCAAAGTGGGCAAGGATGCGAAGCTAGGGACTTGTGTCAAGAAAGGCATTCCCTGTGACGAGCTGCCAGAGTTGCTGCGGCAACTATTGATCGACCACTTTGGGGCACAACCCATTCAGGAAACATCACCACCTCCAACCACGCCATCCGTGGTCATGGTGGTTTCCTAG
- the ahcY gene encoding adenosylhomocysteinase: MVSSPIKPEAPVRHDVKDLSLAPLGQQRIEWASREMPVLRQIRDRFEKEKPLAGIRLAACCHVTTETANLAIALKAGGADAVLIASNPLSTQDDVAASLVVNYGIPVFAKKGEDTTTYMRHVNIALDHRPNIIIDDGCDVVATLVKERQHQLSDIIGTTEETTTGIVRLKAMFREGVLTFPAINVNDADTKHFFDNRYGTGQSTLDGIIRATNILLAGKTVVVAGYGWCGKGTALRARGMGANVIVTEIDPVRAIEAVMDGFRVMPMLEAAPLGDIFITVTGNKHVIRAEHFAVMKDGAMVANSGHFDIEIDLATLKNLAKEVRVVRNFTEEYILPSGKSIIVLGEGRLINLAAAEGHPASVMDMSFANQALGCEYLVKNKGQLAAGIHPIPAAVDQEIARLKLQAMGIAIDTLTPEQVEYMNSWTSGT; this comes from the coding sequence ATGGTGTCTTCTCCGATTAAGCCTGAAGCCCCTGTTCGTCACGATGTCAAAGACTTGAGTCTTGCCCCCTTAGGACAGCAGCGGATTGAATGGGCTAGTCGGGAGATGCCAGTCCTGCGGCAAATTCGCGATCGCTTTGAAAAAGAAAAGCCCCTTGCCGGTATTCGCTTGGCTGCCTGCTGCCATGTGACCACAGAAACCGCCAATCTGGCGATCGCCCTCAAAGCCGGCGGTGCTGACGCAGTTCTCATTGCCAGTAATCCCCTCTCCACCCAAGACGATGTGGCCGCTAGCCTAGTGGTGAACTACGGCATTCCCGTCTTTGCCAAAAAAGGGGAAGACACCACCACCTACATGCGCCATGTCAACATTGCCCTTGATCACCGTCCTAACATCATCATTGATGACGGCTGTGATGTGGTCGCCACCCTTGTCAAAGAACGCCAACACCAACTCAGCGACATTATTGGCACCACCGAAGAAACCACCACTGGTATTGTTCGCCTCAAAGCCATGTTCCGCGAGGGCGTTCTCACCTTCCCCGCCATTAACGTCAACGATGCCGACACCAAACACTTCTTTGACAACCGCTATGGCACCGGTCAATCCACCCTCGATGGCATCATCCGCGCCACGAACATTCTCCTTGCGGGTAAAACAGTTGTTGTTGCTGGCTACGGCTGGTGCGGTAAAGGGACAGCCCTACGGGCACGGGGCATGGGTGCCAATGTGATTGTGACAGAAATTGATCCCGTGCGGGCGATTGAAGCGGTCATGGATGGCTTCCGTGTCATGCCCATGCTGGAAGCTGCCCCCCTTGGCGATATCTTTATTACCGTCACCGGCAATAAGCATGTGATTCGCGCCGAGCACTTTGCCGTCATGAAAGACGGTGCCATGGTAGCCAACTCCGGTCACTTTGACATTGAAATTGACCTCGCCACCCTAAAAAACCTTGCCAAAGAAGTCCGCGTTGTGCGCAACTTCACCGAAGAGTATATTCTTCCCAGTGGCAAGTCCATCATTGTTTTGGGCGAAGGGCGACTGATTAACCTTGCGGCTGCTGAAGGCCACCCCGCCAGTGTCATGGACATGAGCTTTGCCAACCAAGCCCTTGGCTGTGAATATCTCGTCAAAAATAAAGGTCAATTGGCTGCCGGTATCCACCCCATTCCCGCAGCAGTGGATCAAGAAATTGCCCGTTTGAAACTCCAAGCCATGGGCATTGCCATTGACACCCTCACTCCGGAACAAGTGGAGTACATGAACTCTTGGACTTCTGGCACTTAG